A window from Salvia miltiorrhiza cultivar Shanhuang (shh) chromosome 2, IMPLAD_Smil_shh, whole genome shotgun sequence encodes these proteins:
- the LOC131012341 gene encoding RNA polymerase sigma factor sigD, chloroplastic-like, with translation MEVNAEAVRLAIERNRASISLDQAMTSHGYMSLQDIIVGPEELNPEAMMKKEMVREEIGKLVEALGEREVHILRLYYGLGGESVWSFEEIRRLLKLSRERVRQINFAALAKLRQEDHLNYFI, from the exons ATGGAGGTGAACGCCGAAGCTGTGAGGCTTGCTATCGAGAGAAACAGAGCTTCAATTTCTCTGGATCAAGCCATGACCAGCCATGGATACATGTCGCTGCAG GATATAATAGTGGGACCGGAAGAGTTGAATCCGGAAGCGATGATGAAGAAGGAGATGGTGAGAGAAGAGATAGGGAAGCTTGTAGAGGCGTTGGGGGAGAGAGAGGTGCACATCCTGAGGCTGTACTACGGGTTGGGTGGGGAGTCGGTGTGGTCGTTTGAGGAGATAAGAAGATTATTGAAGCTGTCGAGGGAGAGAGTGAGGCAGATCAATTTTGCTGCATTGGCCAAGTTGAGACAGGAAGATCATCTCAACTATTTCATTTAG